TAAAGGATGATACGAACAAAATGTTATCCTTTCAgacaaagaataaaaaatacaCATCCGAAGTCGTTAAATAATCCGAAGTTGTTAAATATTACATGCCTCAAATTGTTGTTTAATTCAGTCCAAACAATCTCGATCCGTTTATATCTCATGGTTCCAAATTTAATCATCGCGGCTTCCTTTGTTCACAAATTTGGTTCATCTGCTGTTCAATCCTCCCTTTTAGTAGCCAGGAAAATGCCTTACCTGGGTATAAGAACCGTGCATCAGATTCCCAACTTTGAGAGGCATTTTTCGAGCATAAAAATTGTCTGAAGCAGTATAAACGAGTATGTGTTGCTTGAACGCTAATCACCCGCCACAATGTAAAAAACTATCTCAAGCCTgacaaacaataaaaaaaattggttagtTGTACTCTACAAGggattccgaaaattcaaacaAGACAATCATAGACAAATATGTTGTAGCTTCTGAAAGAATCTGTTTCCTTGTTAGATCCAGAAGAATGGGATATGGTACATGGTTTGTGTCAATAACCAAATCAACAAAGAAACGAGTACCCAATAAGTAGCTTGGTTGGCAGTTCTAACCTGAATTCAGCAAAGTTAGACGATCAGACAGGAGTTCATATTCAAACGCTGAAATTTAAGTCAACTAGCCAATGTTGGGAATAAGCAAGAGCATACCTATAGATCATTGCACTGATATTCCAGAAGATATGCAAAGTTTTGAGTCAGCGCCACCACTTATTACAGCATCATTTTTCCACCAGTCAGCACAGAACACCTACATTAACAATGTATTTATTTACCAACTATAATATCAGGTGAAAATTCAAAGATCATGCCTCAAGTTTGGAGTACCTTGTCCTTGTGAGAATCGATCACAGACAATGGCCACTGCAGAAGACCGCACAATTCAAAAACCATAGATTGAAATACATGCGTGCATAATTAAAACGAACTGAAGTTACTAGATACCGCAGTCCTAAGATCCCAGAGAATCACTTTTCCATCATATGATGCGGATACCAAGTGAAACCATGATTTCCTGTGCCACTTGCATGATGATATCCAAGAATTATGTGATGAGAATTGGAAGATAGGTGACAAAGTTCCTACAGAAGAAATGCAAAGGAACATATCATATATATGGTCAAAGTCGCACCCTACGTCGCAGCAGATAAGCACAAATTTAAAGACAGACCTGGCCTTCGAGGATCCCATATTCTAATAATAGGGTCAGAACCTCCAGCTGCAATGAGGGTAGAACTTTTACCTCCGATATCAAGACAGTTGATAACCTTCCCACAGGACTGAGGAATGAAGAAATGTCCATAAATATCAGTTCACAATGATTCCATTTGCAAAAAGTCGAATCAGTAACTTATCGAAGCAATATATATCAATgcacatatacatataaatataactTCCCTCTTCGCTTTGAGTACAAGGATCTTGCTGAGATCAAACGAGACATCCCAACAAGTTTATATCAAACTTGCAGTAATGAGAGCGACCGGAGATGACTTAAAAGCAATGGGTACCCTGCACATAGAAAAACTCcatttttctttacaaatgAAGTAACTAAACTCACTCACCATGCTTAAATTGTCTTTGCCCGTCTCAACATCCCATCTTCTAATAGAATGATCCCAAGATGCTGAATAAATTGTTTCACGTCGTGGCCAGATCACCGACGACACAGATTGTTTGTGGCCCACAAGTGTTGATAAAGCCTCTCCCTGTCAACCAACAAAACATCCATATCACATATAGAAATATGAGGCGACtgaagaagagaaaagaaagtTCATAAGCTTGAccacattaattaaaaaaccAACTAGAGAGTCCATAAACTGAACGATTTGTCACACGTAAAATCTAAATTTCTCATGAATTTTTTCTAAGAAGATACTGAATTTCTTTCATCTTTGAGGAGAACAGACAATAGATTTGCAGATGCAAGAAGAGTCAGACTTCGATATTGTCCAACTAATACACACATAATTTCTACTAAATTTAGCTCTGCTCGTGTTACTCAAAGACTGCTATATTTTACTGATATCAAGTTTAAATCTCCAGCTACTTCTGTAGTTGAACTAAAATCGAATTTTGCAAGAGAGCTGCAACTTCACATTTTATTAACTATTCTCATGAAAATCACAAGTACATAGTTATGTGGTCACATCCAGATCATTTAATGTCAGCATCTTCAGAAAAATTCACAATCATCAACTCTATGAAACTTAAGGTGAAACTCTATTACTAATGGGGAGTTAATGGTACCTCAGATTGAAGTTCCTCACCTTCCGCATTCTTTTTCCTCTTCTTCAATGAAACCATATTACCTTCAATTTGAAAAGTATTTGTGTTCCACAAGTTAATTGTACAATCCCAAGAACCTGAACACACCTAACATTAAATAGGAAAAGAACGAGGAAGATGGCATTTCAGTACAGGCCAAAAATTGTTATGACATTAAGAGCAACATATTACATATATACCATTTCACCAGAAGGCTCGGCTGCAATGCTCTGAACAGCAGCAGTATGACCACGCAATATTTTAAATGCTCGAACATTCTTTGGTTGATCAAAGGAATCCTCCACAACAAACTTTAACACAGAAAATAATCGAAACAAGCATTAATTGATATACAAAAACTAATTCCCAGTGAGTAGAAAGTAGTCAAACCACCAATGAAACTTTCAG
This sequence is a window from Primulina huaijiensis isolate GDHJ02 unplaced genomic scaffold, ASM1229523v2 scaffold40239, whole genome shotgun sequence. Protein-coding genes within it:
- the LOC140969145 gene encoding ribosome biogenesis protein WDR12 homolog translates to MDIDGGGLETTRQVQVRFVTNLNPPYKAPPTSISIPATLARFGLSALLNNLIQAGNADWEAEPFDFLIDGELVRMSLEEFLLVKGISAEKILEIEYIKAIVPKREEEPSMHDDWVSSVDGSNDGYILTGCYDGFGRIWRTGGICTHVLDGHSGPVTSVCILKPKAESVKDQIVATASKDKALRLWKFVVEDSFDQPKNVRAFKILRGHTAAVQSIAAEPSGEMVCSGSWDCTINLWNTNTFQIEGNMVSLKKRKKNAEGEELQSEGEALSTLVGHKQSVSSVIWPRRETIYSASWDHSIRRWDVETGKDNLSMSCGKVINCLDIGGKSSTLIAAGGSDPIIRIWDPRRPGTLSPIFQFSSHNSWISSCKWHRKSWFHLVSASYDGKVILWDLRTAWPLSVIDSHKDKVFCADWWKNDAVISGGADSKLCISSGISVQ